A single Primulina eburnea isolate SZY01 chromosome 11, ASM2296580v1, whole genome shotgun sequence DNA region contains:
- the LOC140805598 gene encoding UDP-glycosyltransferase 83A1-like produces MAITESTWSFPGDKNTEKEMSHVVNGIIHNMTNADWSLCNWIQELDPTLDKQPKNSVVYVEFGSTSKFNQQQLEELAKGLDILNRPFLWVAWSGLTDKSCHSYSNKYMKRVASRGKIVEWASQEIVLGNPSIACFITHCGWSSVMESASMGVPLVCWPYFGDQMYAKSCICDAWKVGVWFKPNESGIVSRNEIKETANEVLSPVSLSRKMCSI; encoded by the exons ATGGCCATTACCGAGTCCACGTGGTCCTTTCCAGGAGACAAAAACACGGAGAAAGAAATGTCACATGTCGTCAATGGTATAATTCATAACATGACGAATGCAGATTGGAGTCTTTGCAACTGGATCCAAGAACTTGATCCCACG CTTGATAAACAACCCAAGAACTCAGTTGTCTATGTTGAGTTTGGTAGTACATCGAAGTTCAATCAGCAACAACTAGAAGAACTGGCAAAAGGACTCGACATACTGAACAGGCCCTTTCTATGGGTGGCTTGGTCTGGTCTAACTGACAAGTCGTGCCATTCTTACAGCAACAAGTACATGAAACGAGTGGCTAGTCGAGGGAAAATAGTTGAATGGGCATCACAAGAGATTGTTTTGGGGAACCCCTCGATCGCATGTTTTATAACTCACTGTGGTTGGAGTTCAGTCATGGAGAGTGCAAGTATGGGGGTTCCTTTGGTTTGTTGGCCTTATTTCGGGGATCAGATGTATGCAAAAAGTTGTATCTGTGACGCTTGGAAAGTTGGTGTTTGGTTTAAGCCTAATGAAAGTGGGATTGTATCAAGGAATGAGATTAAAGAAACTGCGAATGAAGTTCTCTCTCCAGTATCATTATCTAGGAAAATGTGCTCAATTTGA
- the LOC140804678 gene encoding LOW QUALITY PROTEIN: biotin carboxyl carrier protein of acetyl-CoA carboxylase 2, chloroplastic-like (The sequence of the model RefSeq protein was modified relative to this genomic sequence to represent the inferred CDS: deleted 1 base in 1 codon), which translates to MASFSVPCPKITPLLSDSSHSRTAGSRHCTASFSRSDSRPVIVPLQQGPTHNHSAIFKVYAQLSEVAVEKPSNSIPALELVLPKESERKLEVPDASSISAFMNDVANLVGLVDSRDIVELQLKQMDGELLIRKKETLPQPSVAAPIFYPSPLTHQATLPPQMPHANVPAPASVGSAPSTPAVMPTPAPAPTKPKSAHPPFKCPMAGNFYRSPAPGAPPFVKVGDKIQKGQVICIIEAMKLMNEIETDISGTIVEILVEDGKPVSVDMPLFTIEP; encoded by the exons ATGGCTTCTTTTAGCGTTCCGTGTCCGAAGATCACGCCTTTGTTATCTGATTCATCGCATTCCAGGACTGCTGGCAGCAGACATTGTACTGCTTCGTTCTCTCGATCCGATTCCAGACCAGTGATCGTTCCATTGCAG CAAGGGCCTACCCATAACCATTCTGCAATCTTTAAAGTCTACGCCCAGCTTAGTGAG GTTGCTGTTGAGAAGCCATCGAATTCAATTCCGGCACTCGAGTTAGTTTTACCCAAAGAATCTGAAAGGAAACTTGAAGTTCCAGATGCATCATCGATTTCAGCTTTTATGAACGAT GTGGCAAATCTTGTTGG GCTTGTAGATTCAAGAGATATTGTAGAGTTGCAGCTTAAGCAGATGGATGGTGAACTCCTTATCAGGAAGAAGGAAACATTGCCACAGCCATCGGTTGCAGCTCCAATTTTTTACCCATCACCTCTTACTCACCAGGCTACGCTTCCACCACAAATGCCTCACGCAAATGTTCCGGCTCCTGCGTCTGTGGGTTCTGCTCCGTCAACTCCAGCTGTAATGCCAACACCGGCACCTGCACCAACAAAACCAAAATCAGCACATCCTCCATTTAAATGTCCAATGGCTGGAAACTTTTATCGTTCTCCAGCTCCCGGTGCACCACCTTTTGTGAAG GTTGGCGATAAGATCCAGAAAGGACAGGTTATATGTATCATTGAGGCCATGAAACTAATGAATGAGATTGAG ACCGACATATCTGGCACGATAGTCGAGATACTCGTAGAAGATGGGAAACCTGTCAGCGTGGACATG CCTTTGTTTACCATCGAGCCATGA
- the LOC140804604 gene encoding uncharacterized protein, whose amino-acid sequence MEGDQEWKHICKFCSKSFPCGRSLGGHVRSHLIHISSGRDRKFQEDGPPSLTDGKNNARFDKLSGIPCSYGLRENPKKTRKFSKPSEEDTLLQEKFCKECGKSFQSWKALFGHMKSHSVNRKIANSSEDDSWDSQSDNESAAPFCKKKRSNRMKRYTSTTNSSSLANFSPCVSEIDQQEQEEVALSLIMLSRDATVNWGDMNSSDSSYNSLDFSEGKKFGKNSGKGSFCSEPKFKRSRDKLKNTRKKKNLDPESEVNSPRNMIQKSGLDQFEGLKFNKAKSSKRKCIDSNDSEASVPVKTCKSLFAYSPFESHDSEKTRKFLCTICQKAFPSYQALGGHRASHKKFKGLCAPRSENDSHETENSLIQSTKSMAKISAFATKTASEVEFLKIKEHECPICFKVFPSGQALGGHKRSHLIADQPKSTTHPSVVIQMPASNIRDFLDLNLPAPVDHEEWWIGLSNDSESGNQHRPLLGFLSS is encoded by the coding sequence ATGGAGGGAGATCAAGAATGGAAGCATATCTGCAAATTCTGCAGCAAGAGCTTCCCCTGTGGGAGATCTTTGGGTGGTCACGTGAGGTCTCATTTGATCCATATCTCATCTGGTCGAGATCGTAAGTTTCAAGAAGACGGACCTCCGTCTCTTACCGATGGCAAAAACAATGCTAGATTCGACAAACTTTCCGGGATCCCATGTAGTTATGGACTAAGGGAGAATCCAAAGAAGacgagaaaattctcaaagccAAGTGAAGAAGATACTTTGCTTCAAGAAAAATTCTGTAAAGAATGTGGCAAAAGTTTCCAGTCCTGGAAGGCTTTGTTTGGCCATATGAAATCCCATTCTGTCAATAGAAAGATCGCCAATAGTTCAGAAGATGATTCTTGGGATAGCCAGTCTGACAATGAATCAGCAGCTCCATTTTGCAAGAAAAAGAGGTCAAACAGAATGAAAAGGTACACATCTACTACAAATTCATCGTCTTTAGCGAATTTTTCGCCTTGTGTTTCTGAGATTGATCAACAAGAGCAAGAAGAGGTTGCTTTGAGTTTGATCATGCTTTCCAGGGATGCTACTGTAAATTGGGGTGACATGAATTCTTCTGATTCCTCTTATAATAGTTTGGATTTTTCGGAAGGTAAGAAATTTGGTAAGAATTCTGGCAAAGGGTCGTTTTGTAGTGAGCCTAAGTTCAAGAGATCGAGAGATAAGCTCAAGAACACGAGAAAGAAGAAAAATCTTGATCCAGAATCTGAAGTTAACTCGCCGAGGAATATGATCCAGAAAAGTGGATTGGATCAGTTTGAAGGGCTGAAATTCAACAAGGCTAAGTCAAGCAAGAGAAAGTGCATTGATTCAAATGATTCTGAAGCGAGTGTGCCTGTTAAAACCTGCAAATCCCTATTTGCATACAGCCCTTTTGAGTCccatgattctgagaaaaccAGAAAATTCTTATGCACGATATGCCAAAAAGCCTTCCCTTCATATCAAGCTCTTGGGGGTCACAGAGCTAGCCACAAAAAGTTCAAAGGCTTATGTGCTCCAAGAAGCGAAAACGACAGCCACGAAACCGAAAATTCACTCATTCAAAGTACTAAAAGCATGGCAAAAATTAGTGCTTTTGCCACCAAAACTGCATCAGAAGTTGAATTCTTGAAAATTAAGGAGCATGAGTGCCCAATTTGCTTCAAGGTTTTCCCGTCAGGGCAGGCTTTAGGCGGGCACAAGAGATCACATTTGATAGCAGATCAGCCCAAAAGTACTACTCATCCGTCTGTCGTGATTCAAATGCCGGCCTCAAACATTCGGGACTTTCTTGATCTCAACTTGCCTGCTCCGGTTGATCACGAAGAATGGTGGATTGGCCTAAGCAACGATAGCGAAAGTGGAAACCAGCATAGACCATTGCTGGGCTTTCTCTCGAGCTGA
- the LOC140805728 gene encoding SNAP25 homologous protein SNAP33-like: MFGQKKSPLHRFSNHHSGDPKVPDNPISNPFGSDDETDSKQSLQAARRTSSDPSPMTPNSSLNPFDDDEIKGTSSSKPFLSSADRNKYNNDFRDSGGLENQSVQELEDYAVYKAEETTNTVNSCLKIAEDMKDEATKTLITLHQQGEQITRTHLVAADIDHDLSRGEKLMGSLGGIISKTWKPKKTRPIAGPVIVRDDPVQRKGNHLEQRQKLGLTHTSKEISHSRTPPNEPTNTLQKVEFEKAKQDDSLSDLSNILGELKHMAIDMGSEIERQTKAIDNVQDDVEVLNTRVKGVTQRGRRLLGK, encoded by the exons ATGTTCGGTCAGAAGAAATCCCCCTTGCATAGGTTCTCTAACCACCACTCAGGCGACCCAAAAGTCCCTGATAATCCCATTTCTAATCCGTTTGGTTCAGATGATGAAACCGACAGTAAGCAATCCCTTCAAGCAGCTAGACGAACCTCATCAGACCCTTCTCCCATGACACCAAATTCAAGCTTGAACCCTTTTGATGATGACGAGATTAAAGGGACCTCATCATCTAAGCCTTTTCTTTCTTCGGCAGATAGAAACAAGTACAACAATGATTTCCGGGATTCCGGTGGATTGGAGAACCAAAGTGTGCAGGAATTGGAAGATTATGCTGTATATAAGGCGGAGGAGACTACAAATACTGTCAATAGTTGTCTCAAAATTGCTGAAGATATGAAAGATGAAGCTACTAAAACATTGATCACTTTGCATCAACAGGGAGAACAGATTACGAGAACTCACTTGGTTGCTGCTGATATCGATCATGACCTTAGTAGG GGTGAAAAGCTCATGGGAAGTCTTGGGGGAATAATCTCCAAGACATGGAAGCCCAAGAAAACTCGCCCAATAGCAGGCCCTGTGATCGTTCGAG ATGATCCAGTGCAAAGAAAGGGCAATCACTTGGAGCAAAGACAAAAATTGGGGCTGACTCACACTTCCAAGGAAATATCTCATAGCCGTACACCACCAAACGAACCCACAAATACGTTGCAGAAAGTTGAG TTTGAGAAAGCCAAACAAGATGATTCCCTCTCAGATTTAAGTAACATACTGGGGGAGCTAAAGCATATGGCCATAGACATGGGATCTGAAATTGAAAG GCAAACCAAAGCTATCGATAATGTTCAGGATGATGTGGAGGTGCTGAATACCCGGGTGAAAGGCGTTACTCAACGTGGCCGTCGTCTGCTTGGAAAGTAG
- the LOC140805729 gene encoding ubiquitin-conjugating enzyme E2 2-like, whose translation MSTPARKRLMRDFKRSQQDPPAGISGAPQDDNIMLWNAVIFGPDDTPWDGGTFKLTLQFTEDYPNKPPTVRFVSRMFHPNIYADGSICLDILQNQWSPIYDVAAILTSIQSLLCDPNPNSPANSEAARMFSENKREYNRRVRDIVEQSWTAD comes from the exons ATGTCGACACCGGCTAGGAAGAGGCTGATGAGGGACTTCAAGAGGTCGCAGCAGGACCCGCCAGCAGGAATTAGTGGTGCACCACAGGATGATAATATCATGCTCTGGAACGCAGTTATATTTGG TCCTGATGACACACCTTGGGATGGAG GAACGTTCAAGTTGACACTTCAGTTCACGGAAGACTACCCTAACAAACCACCAACAGTTCGATTTGTTTCTCGGATGTTCCATCCTAATA TTTATGCAGATGGAAGTATATGCTTGGACATCCTTCAAAATCAGTGGAGTCCCATCTATGATGTTGCAGCTATACTTACCTCTATCCAG TCATTGTTATGCGATCCGAATCCCAATTCTCCTGCGAATTCTGAAGCTGCTCGAATGTTCAGTGAGAACAAGCGAGAATATAATCGGCGAGTACGGGACATTGTGGAGCAAAGCTGGACGGCCGATTAA